The proteins below are encoded in one region of Eulemur rufifrons isolate Redbay chromosome 2, OSU_ERuf_1, whole genome shotgun sequence:
- the LOC138398093 gene encoding olfactory receptor 4F3/4F16/4F29-like has product MGGGNYSVVHEIVLVGLTSSLEMQLVLFLVFSVFYVAGILGNLLIVLTVISDSHLHSPMYFLLANLSFIDMWVSSITVPKMIYDLFKERKVISFQGCIMQMFFVHVIGGTEMVLLVVMALDRYVAICRPLHYLTVMNFRTCTFLLVAAWTIGITHSLIQLVFVVNLPLCGPNEVDSFYCDLPRFIRLACTVIYRLELIVTANSGFISLGTFFILIISYIFILVTVWQHSSGGLSKALSTLSAHITVVVLYFGPCIFVYSWPFLTVPVDKFLAIFDVIITPFLNPAIYTFRNKKMKVAMRRIFSQMLNVWKLF; this is encoded by the coding sequence ATGGGGGGAGGAAATTATTCAGTGGTGCATGAGATTGTGTTGGTGGGACTTACCAGTTCTTTGGAGATGCAACTTGTCCTCTTTCTAGTTTTCTCCGTGTTCTATGTAGCAGGTATTTTAGGAAATCTCCTCATTGTGCTCACAGTGATCTCTGACTCCCATTTGCACTCCCCCATGTATTTTCTGCTGGCCAATCTCTCCTTTATTGACATGTGGGTTTCCTCCATTACAGTTCCCAAGATGATTTATGATCTTTTCAAGGAGAGAAAAGTAATCTCTTTCCAAGGCTGCATTATGCAGATGTTCTTCGTTCATGTTATTGGAGGAACTGAGATGGTTTTGCTCGTTGTCATGGCCCTTGACCGATATGTTGCTATATGTAGGCCTCTCCACTACCTGACCGTCATGAACTTCAGAACTTGTACTTTCCTCTTGGTGGCTGCCTGGACCATTGGAATCACCCATTCATTGATCCAACTTGTATTTGTTGTAAATCTACCACTCTGTGGCCCCAATGAAGTGGATAGCTTTTACTGTGATCTTCCTCGATTCATTAGGCTTGCCTGTACGGTCATCTACAGATTGGAGCTCATAGTCACTGCCAACAGTGGGTTCATCTCTCTGGggacttttttcattttgattatctCCTATATCTTCATCTTGGTCACCGTTTGGCAACATTCTTCAGGTGGCTTGTCCAAAGCCCTCTCTACACTGTCAGCGCACATCACAGTGGTGGTTTTATATTTTGGTCCATGCATCTTTGTGTATTCATGGCCATTTCTCACAGTGCCTGTGGATAAATTCCTTGCCATTTTTGATGTAATAATTACTCCATTTCTGAACCCTGCCATCTATACTTTTAGGAATAAAAAGATGAAGGTGGCGATGAGGAGAATATTCAGCCAGATGTTGAATGTCTGGAAGCTGTTTTAA
- the LOC138398100 gene encoding olfactory receptor 4F3/4F16/4F29-like, translating into MDGGNHSVVSEFFLLGLTSSWEIQILLCLFFTIFYAASMLGNLLIVLTIISDHHLHSPMYFLLANLSFIDTGVSSIATPKMIYDLFRKHKVISLKGCITQMFFIHTVGGTEMVLLIVMAYDRYVAICKPLHYLTIMRLRMCISLTAVAWTIGLIHSVAQLAFVVNLPFCGPNKMDSFYCDFPRFIKLACIDTYRLEFLVTANSGFISTGTFFVLILSYTFILVTIRKRSSGGSPKALSTLSAHITVVVFFFGPCIIVYVWPFPTLPIDKFLAIFDALITPFMNPVIYTFRNKDIKVAMRRLFVKAVSFRKSFFMYSSRNSDSS; encoded by the coding sequence ATGGATGGAGGAAATCACTCGGTGGTGTCTGAATTTTTCTTGCTGGGACTCACCAGTTCTTGGGAGATTCAGATTCTCCTTTGTCTGTTTTTCACAATATTTTATGCAGCAAGTATGCTGGGAAACCTTCTCATTGTGCTCACCATCATTTCAGACCACCACTTACATTCCCCAATGTACTTCCTGCTGGCAAATCTCTCCTTCATTGATACTGGTGTTTCCAGCATTGCAACCCCCAAAATGATTTATGACCTTTTCAGAAAACATAAAGTCATCTCCTTGAAAGGGTGCATTACCCAGATGTTCTTTATTCACACCGTGGGGGGCACAGAGATGGTGCTGCTCATAGTCATGGCCTATGATCGATACGTTGCTATCTGTAAGCCCCTCCACTACCTGACCATCATGCGCTTAAGAATGTGCATTTCCCTTACGGCTGTTGCTTGGACCATCGGACTCATCCACTCTGTGGCCCAACTGGCTTTTGTTGTAAACTTACCCTTTTGTGGTCCCAACAAAATGGATAGCTTTTATTGTGATTTTCCTCGTTTCATCAAACTTGCGTGTATAGACACATATAGACTGGAGTTTCTGGTCACTGCCAACAGTGGTTTCATCTCCACGGGCACCTTCTTCGTCTTGATTTTGTCTTACACCTTCATCCTGGTCACAATTCGTAAACGCTCTTCAGGTGGTTCACCCAAGGCCCTCTCTACCCTCTCAGCTCACATCACTGTTGTGGTTTTCTTCTTTGGTCCTTGCATTATTGTCTATGTGTGGCCATTCCCTACCTTACCCATAGATAAATTTTTAGCTATCTTTGATGCCCTTATCACTCCTTTTATGAATCCTGTCATCTACACATTTAGAAATAAGGACATTAAGGTGGCAATGAGGAGACTGTTTGTTAAGGCTGTAAGTTTCAGGAAGAGTTTTTTTATGTACAGTTCAAGAAATTCAGATTCATCTTGA